A stretch of the Teredinibacter haidensis genome encodes the following:
- a CDS encoding PspA/IM30 family protein, which produces MSLKKIWTALRGATNEGLEAVADSQAIRILDQEMREAKKELQACDESLTKIMAKRKLAEGKVNALKTDVDTYTHHAIAANEKGDETLAIECAERVGELETNLETEQSLLDSFVTSEKTLKANIAKAKTNVRRMEQQIDQIKATESVQKAQVAVSSRHTGANSKVKTALGSLERIKAMQQQRSAELEAAEELASEESGSSLDAKLKAAGIQPGGQKSGSDKLAQLLAAKKG; this is translated from the coding sequence ATGAGCCTGAAGAAAATATGGACCGCCTTGCGCGGAGCAACTAACGAAGGCCTCGAAGCCGTAGCCGATTCACAAGCCATACGCATCTTGGATCAAGAAATGCGAGAAGCCAAAAAAGAACTGCAAGCCTGCGACGAAAGTCTCACCAAAATTATGGCCAAGCGAAAACTTGCTGAAGGCAAGGTGAATGCGTTAAAAACCGATGTCGACACCTATACTCATCATGCCATTGCAGCTAATGAAAAAGGTGATGAAACACTCGCGATAGAATGCGCAGAGCGTGTTGGAGAGCTGGAGACGAACCTTGAGACAGAGCAAAGCCTGCTAGACAGCTTTGTTACATCAGAAAAAACATTAAAAGCCAATATCGCCAAAGCGAAAACCAATGTTCGCAGAATGGAACAACAGATTGATCAAATAAAAGCCACCGAGTCGGTTCAAAAAGCACAGGTAGCCGTTTCCTCTCGTCATACGGGCGCTAACAGCAAAGTGAAAACCGCTTTGGGTAGTCTTGAGCGCATTAAGGCTATGCAGCAGCAACGCAGTGCTGAGCTGGAAGCGGCCGAAGAATTGGCCAGCGAAGAAAGCGGCAGTAGCCTGGATGCTAAGTTAAAAGCGGCGGGCATTCAGCCCGGCGGACAAAAAAGTGGTAGTGATAAACTGGCACAGCTTCTCGCCGCCAAAAAAGGGTAG
- a CDS encoding YjfK family protein translates to MFSKLFGKKSEDEPLKDAPSIMGLRLGGSFEVDPLLFKLIESELVTKGAATTHIIKAAGIAEFGGAWVFRFYTDDDAFLQVIADGGKTDTHVVDVKLFYFYDTQDISTKKVWDTLLNEQMGTPVYGLEGQSYERVWTSASNYHNPVPMTEKTYDSDGESSETDQFTMLFERPISDGRTESLFLSAEETVESGNLSRCFVLSTGITLSPSQLTIHG, encoded by the coding sequence ATGTTCAGTAAGTTGTTTGGTAAAAAATCAGAAGATGAACCTCTTAAAGATGCGCCCAGCATTATGGGCTTGCGCCTCGGGGGAAGCTTTGAAGTTGATCCGCTGCTGTTCAAGTTAATCGAAAGTGAATTAGTGACCAAGGGAGCCGCTACAACACATATTATTAAAGCCGCAGGTATTGCCGAGTTTGGTGGTGCTTGGGTATTCCGTTTTTACACCGATGACGATGCGTTTTTACAAGTGATTGCCGATGGTGGGAAAACCGATACGCATGTGGTTGATGTAAAGCTTTTCTATTTTTACGATACCCAGGACATTAGCACCAAAAAAGTTTGGGACACACTACTCAACGAACAGATGGGAACACCGGTGTACGGTTTAGAGGGGCAGAGCTATGAACGAGTCTGGACGTCTGCCAGTAATTATCACAACCCTGTTCCAATGACTGAAAAAACGTACGACAGCGATGGGGAATCATCCGAAACCGATCAGTTCACTATGTTATTTGAACGACCCATTTCCGATGGTCGCACCGAATCACTATTCCTCTCTGCGGAAGAAACAGTAGAATCCGGCAACCTGAGCCGCTGTTTCGTTCTCAGTACAGGCATAACATTAAGCCCTTCCCAGCTCACTATTCACGGGTAA
- a CDS encoding DUF2170 family protein, translating into MSWSNSTLQLIADAQPLWVVEVEGDCLSISNDEGVDAFIYAGSKQILVETALFPAASVTDTAALNDLILRTHQLVPLTTICLNKIGGEDYYVAFGALSIDSKESVVIEEIETLFDNAAEFLDLYNDYLSVESVA; encoded by the coding sequence ATGTCTTGGAGTAACAGCACCCTGCAGTTGATTGCCGACGCCCAGCCGTTATGGGTTGTGGAAGTCGAAGGCGACTGCCTTAGCATTTCAAATGATGAAGGTGTCGATGCCTTTATTTATGCGGGAAGTAAGCAGATTCTCGTGGAAACCGCCCTATTTCCTGCGGCTAGTGTCACTGACACAGCCGCCTTAAATGACTTAATACTGCGCACCCACCAACTGGTGCCACTCACGACCATTTGTCTCAATAAAATTGGCGGTGAGGACTACTACGTCGCTTTTGGCGCTTTATCCATCGACAGTAAAGAGAGTGTAGTCATTGAAGAGATCGAGACACTATTCGATAACGCCGCTGAATTCTTAGATCTATATAACGATTACCTAAGTGTGGAGTCCGTAGCATGA
- a CDS encoding potassium channel protein: MLLLKLSRRMAVVFLNMNTASTLAGVVFYVLISYLLMAWAGEADLITAENFFYWLIVTASTVGYGDLSPSTYAGKLAASLWVIPIGLSLFALVLTRAGFYLSALALKGKKGFRMIQTEKHCIIIGWNTARTLRLIDLLLSNTNGHREPIVLCVVADIENPMPGKIEFVRVESFSHAESMKRTNLSNASRIIIDTPLDDVTLTTALFCERMSPNSHKTVYFQDEGVGELLRMHCPNIEVIPSVSVEMLARSSLDPGSSLLHMQLLDSTYGMTQYSVAYESDEALKFGAIFNHFKTNLASTIIGVKHKDKHTINLNPPLELSVRKGDLLYYIAAKRLAKNQCFEL, from the coding sequence GTGCTGTTATTAAAACTGAGCCGCCGTATGGCGGTTGTGTTTTTAAACATGAATACCGCGTCCACCTTGGCGGGCGTGGTATTTTACGTATTGATATCCTATCTGCTAATGGCTTGGGCTGGTGAAGCCGATTTAATTACGGCAGAAAATTTCTTCTATTGGCTGATTGTCACCGCCTCAACCGTCGGTTACGGGGATCTATCCCCCTCAACATATGCAGGCAAGTTAGCGGCAAGCTTATGGGTTATTCCCATTGGCTTAAGCTTATTTGCACTCGTTTTGACCCGAGCCGGTTTTTATCTTTCTGCACTGGCCCTTAAGGGAAAAAAAGGATTCCGCATGATCCAGACTGAAAAGCATTGCATTATTATTGGCTGGAATACTGCGCGCACACTGCGCTTAATAGATTTATTGCTATCCAACACCAACGGGCACCGTGAACCGATTGTTCTATGTGTGGTCGCAGATATTGAAAATCCGATGCCGGGTAAAATCGAATTTGTTCGTGTAGAATCTTTTTCCCATGCGGAATCAATGAAGCGGACAAATCTTTCAAACGCCAGTCGTATCATAATCGATACACCATTAGACGACGTAACCTTAACAACGGCGCTTTTTTGCGAGCGTATGAGCCCTAACAGTCACAAAACCGTTTACTTTCAAGATGAAGGTGTTGGTGAATTGTTGCGCATGCACTGCCCAAACATCGAAGTTATACCCTCGGTTTCTGTAGAGATGCTGGCTCGCTCGTCGCTCGATCCGGGCTCCTCATTGCTGCACATGCAGCTACTCGATAGCACCTACGGAATGACGCAATATTCAGTAGCTTACGAGAGTGATGAAGCCCTGAAATTCGGTGCTATTTTTAACCACTTCAAAACCAATCTTGCATCAACCATTATTGGCGTAAAACATAAAGACAAGCACACTATAAACCTTAACCCTCCGCTTGAACTGTCTGTACGCAAGGGCGACTTATTATATTATATTGCCGCAAAGCGACTAGCCAAAAACCAGTGCTTTGAACTCTAG
- a CDS encoding DUF6471 domain-containing protein yields MNQDQSLSNRQTLSPYKQAITRYIRAALVLKGMKYDDLSVSLAQRGIIMTPENLRSKTHKGMFSADLFTMIIDVLGVENDALREILKQVHHD; encoded by the coding sequence ATGAATCAAGATCAAAGCCTTAGTAATCGCCAAACCCTCTCGCCGTATAAGCAGGCCATTACGCGCTATATCCGTGCGGCACTGGTACTTAAAGGGATGAAGTATGATGATTTAAGCGTCAGCTTGGCTCAACGAGGCATCATTATGACGCCGGAAAACTTACGAAGCAAAACCCACAAGGGAATGTTTTCAGCTGATCTATTCACCATGATTATCGACGTGCTCGGGGTGGAGAATGACGCCTTACGCGAAATATTGAAACAGGTTCACCATGATTAA